A window of the Eulemur rufifrons isolate Redbay chromosome 6, OSU_ERuf_1, whole genome shotgun sequence genome harbors these coding sequences:
- the ESAM gene encoding endothelial cell-selective adhesion molecule translates to MTSLPRPPATNLLRLLFLGLSTLAPPSRAQLELHVPASLARLQAVEGAEAVLPVWYTLQGEVSSVQGLKVFLIWLFKHEGKEQVQLLSRFNGNTTSKNPRASLVYSKPSWNVSLHLRVLQETDTGSYSCSVNLLDSQNRDRGSSIKTLELNVLVPPAPPSCHLLGVPRVGANVTLSCQSPRSKPAAQYQWERPPPSAQVFFAPVSDATRGSLRLTNLSTSMSGVYICKAHNMVGSARCNVTLEVSTGPRAAVVAGAVVGILIGLGLLAGLVLLYHRWGKSLEEPANDIKEDAIAPRTLPWPKGSDTISKNGTLSSVTSARALRPPPSRPGALTPTPSVSSQAPPSSKLPRTDGAHSKPTSPSPGGVSSSALSRMGAVPVMVPAQSQAGSLV, encoded by the exons CGCCCCCCTCACGGGCCCAGCTGGAGCTGCACGTGCCGGCCAGCCTCGCCAGGTTGCAGGCGGTAGAGGGAGCAGAAGCGGTGCTCCCGGTGTGGTACACCCTGCAAGGGGAGGTGTCTTCGGTCCAGGGGCTGAAGGTGTTCCTGATCTGGCTCTTCAAACACGAAGGGAAGGAACAGGTCCAG CTGTTGTCCCGCTTCAATGGGAACACAACGTCAAAAAATCCAAGAGCATCCTTGGTCTACTCCAAGCCCTCCTGGAACGTGTCCCTGCACCTGCGGGTCCTTCAGGAGACAGACACCGGCTCCTACAGCTGTTCTGTGAATTTGCTGGACAGCCAGAACAGGGATAGGGGCTCCAGCATCAAAACTTTAGAACTCAATGTGCTGG TTCCTCCAGCTCCTCCATCTTGCCATCTCCTGGGTGTGCCCCGTGTGGGGGCCAACGTGACCCTGAGCTGCCAGTCTCCAAGGAGTAAGCCTGCTGCCCAATACCAGTGGGAGCGGCCGCCCCCATCCGCTCAGGTTTTCTTTGCACCAGTTTCAG ATGCCACCCGTGGGTCTTTACGGCTCACCAATCTTTCCACTTCCATGTCTGGAGTCTATATCTGCAAGGCCCACAATATGGTGGGCAGTGCCCGGTGCAATGTGACCCTGGAAGTGAGCACAG GGCCTAGGGCTGCGGTGGTAGCTGGAGCTGTTGTGGGCATCCTGATTGGATTGGGTCTGCTGGCTGGGCTGGTCCTCTTGTACCACCGCTGGGGCAAGAGCCTGGAGGAGCCAGCCAACGATATCAA GGAGGATGCCATTGCTCCTCGGACCCTGCCCTGGCCCAAGGGCTCAGACACAATCTCCAAGAATGGGACCCTTTCCTCTGTCACCTCAGCACGAGCCCTCCGGCCTCCCCCTTCCAGGCCTGGTGCACTGACCCCCACACCCAGTGtctccagccaggccccgccctcaTCAAAACTGCCCAGAACAGATGGGGCCCACTCTAAGCCAACATCCCCCAGCCCTGGTGGGGTTTCTTCCTCTGCCCTGAGCCGCATGGGTGCTGTGCCCGTGATGGTGCCTGCCCAGAGTCAGGCTGGGTCTCTGGTGTGA
- the VSIG2 gene encoding V-set and immunoglobulin domain-containing protein 2: MAKLPGPFLYGALLGFLRLSGLAVEVKVPSEPLSTPVGKTAELACSYSTSVGDNFALEWSFVQPGEPISASHPILYFTNGHLYPTGSKAKRASLLHNPPTGGVASLKLTDVHPSDTGTYLCNVNNPPDFYTNGLGLINFTVLVPPSNPLCSQSGQTSVGGSAALRCHSSEGAPKPVYNWVHLGSSPTPSPGSMVQDEVSGQLILTNLSLTSSGTYRCVAANQMGSASCELTLSVTEPSKGRVAGALIGVLLGVLLLSVAAFCLIRFQKDRKKKKSKETYGGSDLREDATAPGISEQTSVRADSSIGLLERPPSASTVTTTKSKLPMVV; this comes from the exons ATGGCCAAGCTCCCCGGGCCTTTTCTCTACGGAGCCCTGCTGGGATTCCTGCGCCTGAGTG GGCTAGCTGTGGAGGTGAAAGTACCCTCTGAGCCGCTGAGCACGCCGGTGGGCAAGACTGCCGAGCTGGCCTGCAGCTACAGCACGTCGGTGGGAGACAACTTCGCCCTGGAGTGGAGCTTTGTGCAGCCCGGGGAGCCCATCTCTGCATCCCATCCC ATCCTGTACTTCACCAATGGCCATCTGTATCCAACTGGTTCTAAGGCAAAGCGGGCCAGCCTGCTTCACAACCCACCCACAGGAGGGGTGGCCTCCCTGAAACTGACTGATGTCCACCCCTCAGATACTGGAACCTACCTCTGCAATGTTAATAACCCACCAGATTTCTACACCAATGGGTTGGGGTTAATCAACTTTACTGTGCTGG TTCCTCCCAGTAACCCCTTATGCAGCCAGAGTGGGCAAACCTCTGTGGGTGGCTCTGCTGCACTGAGATGCCACTCCTCTGAGGGAGCTCCCAAGCCAGTGTACAACTGGGTGCACCTTGGATCCTCTCCTACACCTTCTCCTGGCAGCATGGTTCAAG ATGAGGTGTCTGGCCAGCTCATTCTCACGAATCTCTCCCTGACCTCTTCGGGCACCTACCGCTGTGTGGCTGCCAACCAGATGGGCAGTGCATCCTGTGAGCTGACCCTCTCTGTGACTG AACCCTCCAAAGGCCGAGTCGCTGGGGCTCTGATTGGGGTGCTCCTCGGTGTGCTGTTGCTGTCAGTTGCTGCCTTCTGCCTGATCAGGTTCCagaaagacaggaagaagaagaagtcCAAAGAGACCTATGGGGGTAGTGATCTTCG GGAGGATGCCACTGCCCCCGGGATTTCTGAGCAAACTTCTGTGAGGGCTGATTCTAGCATTGGGCTCCTGGAGAGGCCTCCGTCTGCCAGCACTGTGACGACCACGAAGTCCAAGCTCCCTATGGTTGTCTGA
- the NRGN gene encoding neurogranin: protein MDCCTESACSKPDDDILDIPLDDPGANAAAAKIQASFRGHMARKKIKSGERGRKGPGPGGPGGAGGARGGAGGGPSGD from the coding sequence gagAGCGCCTGCTCCAAGCCAGACGACGACATTCTGGACATCCCGCTGGACGATCCTGGTGCCAACGCGGCCGCTGCCAAAATCCAGGCGAGTTTCCGGGGCCACATGGCGCGGAAGAAGATAAAGAGCGGAGAGCGCGGCCGGAAGGGCCCGGGCCCTGGGGGACCGGGCGGAGCTGGGGGCGCCCGGGGAGGCGCGGGCGGCGGCCCCAGCGGAGACTAG